Part of the Arthrobacter sp. MMS18-M83 genome is shown below.
TAAGCTTCATCGTGGGCACTCCGGATCCTGTGGACCAGGAGTTGATCGATGCCACGGATGCCGCCCTTGCCCGCGGAATCGAGGCCGCCCGGATTGGCAACAAGATGGGCGATCTTGCGTACGCCATCGGCGGGGAGGCCAAACGGAGTGGCTATGGGATCCTTGCCGATCACGGGGGTCATGGCATTGGCCGGACTATGCATGCGGAACCGAACGTGCCGAACATCGGCCGGCCGGGCCGCGGGGTGAAGCTCGTGGAGGGTCTGGTGATCGCCATTGAGCCGATGCTGATTCTGGGTGGCAGCGACGACTACTACCACGATGACGACCAGTGGACCCTGCGCTCTGCCAACGGCCGCCGCGCGGCGCACAGCGAACACACCGTCGCGATCACAGCAGACGGCCCCGTTATCTTGACGCTGCCGTAAGCGGCATTGCCTCGGAACCCTGTGCGCAAGAAATCAGCCCAGCAGGCGCATGACCGCCCTTCCGGGCACGGCTGTGGAAACGGTCGTGAAGCCCGCGGCCGTGAACAACTTGACCGTCCCCTGGTAGAGATCGGCTGAACCGGCCTTCGGTCGGAGCGAGGGATCCACCGGGTAGCCTTCAACTATTTCGGCCCCGTGGGCAAAGGCATGCCCGACGGCGGCGGCCAGCAACGCTGCGGCCACACCGCTCCGGCGGTGGCCGGGAGAAACCACGAAACAACTGACCGACCAAACTCTAGTCCCATCGTGCGCGCCTTTTCCTGCGGCTTTTAGGACTCGGGACATTTCGATACGCGGATAGCGCTCGCGCGGCTCGACGGCGCACCAGCCTACTGCTTCGTCGCCCCGAAACGCCAGAACCCCGGGTTCCAGGCCGCCGTCGTCGAACTTGGCTTCGAGCTGCTCCTTCCGCGCCACAGGGGGAGTGGTTTTCCAATCCCGACCGGGGAGGGCGAACCAACGGCACCAACAGCGCGAGGGCTCGCCGCGGATGCCAAAGAGCTTTTCGACGTCGGGCCAAGTTGCGGGGCACGTGGTGATCGCGGCGGAGCCGGGGACGTTCGGGGCCATGGGAACAGCGTAGATCGTAGCGAGGGTCCACTGCATGGGATTGGTGCCGGCACGGGCCTGGAAATGCGCCGGTTGACGAAAACCAAGAGCGGCCCTGAACTACGTTTCCGCAGGTCAGGGCCGCTCTTTGGGTGCCCCGGGAGGGAATCGAACCCCCGACCAAGAGATTAGAAGGCTCCTGCTCTATCCTCTGAGCTACCGAGGCTGGTGACGCTTGCACAGCACGTGGCTAAGGCGCCACCAAGAGTTTACATTGCGGCGGGTGCCTGTGTTGTCAGGTCGGTTAAGGGCGTGACTCTTCCTCCACAGGCGGTCATTCGGCGTGGCTATGCACATACGGGAATTGGGCACTGCCGGGGAACTGGGCAGGGCGAGAAGCTGAAAGAGCCAGCCAGGCAATTCAACTCATGTTAGGACAAGACCATGAACGACATCATCACCGTCCGGGGATTCGTGGCCTCGGAAATCAGAAGCTCGACGACGCCGGGCGGAACAGGGACTGCCTCATTCCGCCTGGGCTCCACGGAGCGCAGGTTCGACCGTGCCAACGATGTCTGGATCGATGGCAACACCAACTGGTTCACGGTCCAAACGTTCAGGCACCTCGCGGGAAATATTGGGTGCAGCGTCAAGAAGGGCCAGCGGATCATCGTGGTCGGCAAACTCAAGTTGAGGCAATGGGAACGCGACGGCAAGGTCTACCACGTTGCCGAGATCATTGCCGAATCAGTGGGGCACGACCTCATGTGGGGCTCGGCGAACTTCATCCGGACCACAAGCGGCACGAGTCCGCAGATCACGCCCGCTGCCCCGGACGCCGAGCCGGAGAATCAGTGGCCTGCAGCGGAGGACGACGGTGAAGGCGGTCCGGACGACGACGAGGACGCGGGTGGCGCAGCTGAGAGGGGAGTTATTCTTCCAGCCGGAGAAAGCGACGAGCCGGTTCTTGTTGATGCCGATACCTGAGAACTTGTGGAACCAGGTGTTTGAAACAATGATGCCGTGGACATCCGCGGATTGCCGTGCGGCGCAGCAGACAGTGCGCCGCATGGCAGAATGGCCGGGTGATGAGCAGGGGAACGCCGCGAAAACAATCAGGACACCGCCACGTCGCTGGAAGCCGACGCTTGCTGCTTGCGGGGCCGCTACTCGTCGCCGGACTGGTGGCGGGCTGTTCCGCACCGGCTCCCGTCGTGTCTGGAAGCAAGCCAATCTCATCGCCCTCCCCATCGAGTCCAGCCACCCCCGTTCCGGCCACCGCCAGTCCCGGCGCTGGAATCCCTTCGGCCTCGCTCAGCCCGAGCACGGTGAGCCTGAAGCAGACCATGGAGTCCGCGCTCAAGGCCCTGGCCGCGGCGACGCCGAAACCGGCACAAGAGGCATTGCGATCACAACTCGTTTCAGCCGGCATTCCCGCGTCGACGTTGGAAGTTTCCGCCGGCAAGACGCCCACAGGACTGGACGTCGATGCCATCGAGGCGGCGGCCAGGCTGGACAAGGACTGTGTCATGGGCGAGATCCGGGACGGCCAGGTA
Proteins encoded:
- the map gene encoding type I methionyl aminopeptidase; this encodes MSTVKTPDEIALMREAGRVVADTLSAVRSQAEVGVTLKELDSVAAAFIESAGAKPAFLNYRPRWASTPFSGVICTSVNDAVVHGIPDGYVLQDGDLLSVDCGAFVEGWCGDAAISFIVGTPDPVDQELIDATDAALARGIEAARIGNKMGDLAYAIGGEAKRSGYGILADHGGHGIGRTMHAEPNVPNIGRPGRGVKLVEGLVIAIEPMLILGGSDDYYHDDDQWTLRSANGRRAAHSEHTVAITADGPVILTLP
- a CDS encoding single-stranded DNA-binding protein, whose product is MNDIITVRGFVASEIRSSTTPGGTGTASFRLGSTERRFDRANDVWIDGNTNWFTVQTFRHLAGNIGCSVKKGQRIIVVGKLKLRQWERDGKVYHVAEIIAESVGHDLMWGSANFIRTTSGTSPQITPAAPDAEPENQWPAAEDDGEGGPDDDEDAGGAAERGVILPAGESDEPVLVDADT
- a CDS encoding DUF6993 domain-containing protein, translating into MSRGTPRKQSGHRHVAGSRRLLLAGPLLVAGLVAGCSAPAPVVSGSKPISSPSPSSPATPVPATASPGAGIPSASLSPSTVSLKQTMESALKALAAATPKPAQEALRSQLVSAGIPASTLEVSAGKTPTGLDVDAIEAAARLDKDCVMGEIRDGQVSVSVLPVLASGKCFVGDSR
- a CDS encoding GNAT family N-acetyltransferase: MQWTLATIYAVPMAPNVPGSAAITTCPATWPDVEKLFGIRGEPSRCWCRWFALPGRDWKTTPPVARKEQLEAKFDDGGLEPGVLAFRGDEAVGWCAVEPRERYPRIEMSRVLKAAGKGAHDGTRVWSVSCFVVSPGHRRSGVAAALLAAAVGHAFAHGAEIVEGYPVDPSLRPKAGSADLYQGTVKLFTAAGFTTVSTAVPGRAVMRLLG